The Plasmodium knowlesi strain H genome assembly, chromosome: 14 genome has a segment encoding these proteins:
- a CDS encoding radial spoke head protein 9, putative, with amino-acid sequence MIELKNLDFHLENLGESNRCFNDEEKLGLLYGMTNLEEKLNKQIYLWGKIEGIQNDYYIVYYLNQDKFFPKKKFYYCNDDYEFKEVTKGNDKLIEKVEKKTPFTLFTGVPGSLYSEGRKSKGGQDGSHSDGIQGQCAGSDSSEASLSDSEKSSTVQSSSEQSSSAQSNSENSDNSKSEHQNSEDTQGRHQKEGAQSSESEIEGGTPKKEKKKIVEKNKQKERQSDITELERLSYVIRKIDEEAFIVPYNSVKITNNLEMKFANFTGFNMIEALKLTSWVHFRYPKNLTYDKIKSYNTFFLNNFLDSIKSDIPTSMWNVKVNNQLSKISIMNCFYPGYVFYHLLNTPFYASVYIGNGIPNYDLPFLLP; translated from the coding sequence ATGATAGAGTTAAAGAATTTAGATttccatttggaaaatttagGCGAATCCAACAGATGCTTCaacgatgaagaaaaacTGGGGTTGTTATACGGCATGACcaatttggaggaaaaattaaacaagCAGATTTATTTGTGGGGGAAAATAGAGGGCATACAAAATGACTATTACATAGTCTACTACCTCAATCaagataaattttttccaaaaaagaaattttactaCTGTAATGATGATTACGAATTTAAGGAAGTAACGAAAGGGAATGATAAGTTGATAGAGAAAGTGGAGAAGAAGACGCCATTCACCCTTTTCACAGGGGTGCCTGGCAGTTTATATTCTGAAGGTCGCAAGTCGAAGGGGGGGCAAGATGGAAGTCACAGCGATGGGATCCAAGGTCAATGCGCCGGAAGTGACAGTAGTGAGGCCTCTCTAAGTGACAGCGAAAAAAGTAGCACCGTACAGAGTAGTTCCGAGCAGAGTAGCTCCGCACAGAGTAATAGCGAAAATAGTGACAACTCCAAAAGTGAACATCAAAATAGTGAGGACACCCAGGGAAGACACCAAAAGGAAGGCGCACAAAGCAGTGAAAGCGAAATAGAAGGAGGAAcccccaaaaaagaaaaaaaaaaaatagtggaaaaaaataaacagaaAGAAAGACAGAGCGATATCACGGAGCTTGAAAGACTATCCTATGTTATAAGAAAAATCGACGAAGAAGCATTTATTGTACCTTACAATTCtgtaaaaataacaaataaCTTAGAAATGAAATTTGCCAACTTCACTGGATTCAATATGATAGAAGCATTAAAATTAACATCGTGGGTTCACTTTAGATACCCTAAAAATTTAACGTACGATAAAATTAAGAGTtacaatacattttttttgaataattttctcGATTCAATTAAATCAGATATTCCTACAAGCATGTGGAATGTAAAGGTTAATAACCAGTTAAGTAAAATTTCCATAATGAATTGTTTCTACCCTGGTTATGTTTTTTATCATCTTTTGAACACCCCTTTTTATGCTTCTGTGTATATAGGCAATGGCATTCCCAATTATGACCTCCCGTTTTTGTTGCCTTAG
- a CDS encoding serpentine receptor, putative — protein sequence MIWKSTQKVKCKTEFLIVVFLVLFASITNSQLIKLDGQKISTNYILYVLKGLYIFGKNDTPYVLLGEKKDMATKGPHAIFENIGISTTDNKNTKYFSFDIEESRTNGQENNESDEENKSDEHPTSEMNHSSDGDDDDDDEKDKKDKFKINLYKDNPYLRKKKEYMHKHEDDEVLDAGNLFLEVIIMKESDFNKFYLPKDTNVCCHMEENGMDGNDSYTCPGRGYLKRYVEESSMYSLKLPVYFLNDRISNDDEISPLENEVNHENFLKKIQNKHIYNIDDTDVYALFLSNCSDSKKYELELHGNIHILNKYGYLPGDKIPKLNLYVVCMLIYAIYLFTWIYLLIRNKQFVIKIQIWILVCTFLYLMENVFLFLYFLVYNLRARVNSNLLFLSVCSSILKNVCSYLLILLGSLGWGLVIPTLDKKTFIKIKVLFFFFIIFDFIKQFLDMHLTDAEVNAVYFLFCIIPVTIIYSIIYLWVFTSASKIIIQLNEDKQYEKLNMFKKFFNVLIFSLIFSVISFVIDIVVMLFVDNTIWSLKCYISEGIISCLFLIIITAMFMLFRPSDRLKRISHFTEIGDMDEMEDFSQFKGSIEDIS from the coding sequence ATGATATGGAAGTCTACTCAGAAAGTTAAATGCAAAACCGAGTTCCTGATCGTAGTGTTTCTTGTCCTGTTTGCAAGCATAACGAACAGccaattgataaaattggaTGGACAAAAAATAAGCACCAACTACATTCTATACGTTCTTAAGGGTCTATACATATTCGGGAAAAATGACACTCCATACGTCTTGTtgggggagaagaaggacATGGCAACGAAGGGGCCGCATGCAATTTTTGAAAACATAGGAATCAGTACCACAGACAATAAAAACACGAAATATTTCAGCTTCGACATAGAGGAAAGCAGAACGAATGGCCAGGAGAATAACGAATCTGATGAGGAAAACAAGTCGGACGAGCACCCCACCTCGGAGATGAATCATAGCAGTGATGGGGATGacgacgacgatgatgagaaggataaaaaggataaatttaaaatcAACCTGTATAAGGATAATCCTtacttaagaaaaaaaaaggagtataTGCACAAGCACGAAGATGACGAAGTGCTAGACGCAGGTAACTTGTTTTTGGAAGTAATTATAATGAAGGAAAGCGATTTCAATAAGTTTTATTTACCAAAAGATACGAACGTATGTTGTCACATGGAAGAAAATGGTATGGATGGAAATGATTCATATACGTGTCCAGGAAGGGGGTACCTAAAAAGGTACGTAGAGGAGTCGAGTATGTATTCATTAAAATTAccagtttattttttgaatgATAGAATATCGAACGACGATGAAATATCTCCTCTAGAGAATGAAGTAAATCatgagaattttttaaaaaaaattcaaaataaacatatatacaacatAGACGATACGGATGTGTAcgcattatttttatcaaattgtTCAGATAGTAAAAAGTATGAATTAGAGCTACATGGTAATATACACATTTTGAATAAGTATGGCTATCTACCAGGGGATAAAATACCAAAGCTAAATTTGTACGTTGTGTGTATGCTTATTTATGCGATTTATTTGTTTACCTGGATATATTTACTAATAAGGAACAAACAGTTCGTTATCAAAATTCAGATATGGATACTGGTATGCACGTTTCTCTACCTGATGGAAAATGTCTTCCTCTTTCTGTACTTTTTGGTTTACAACTTACGCGCAAGAGTGAATAGCAATTTGCTCTTCCTTTCAGTATGTTCAAGTATATTAAAGAATGTATGTTCCtatcttttaattttactgGGCTCTCTAGGCTGGGGATTAGTCATCCCAACATTGGATAAGAAAACGTTTATTAAGATAAAAgtgctctttttcttttttatcatttttgacTTCATAAAACAATTTTTGGACATGCACTTAACCGATGCAGAAGTTAACGCAgtttatttcctcttctgCATAATTCCAGTAACCATTATTTATTCTATAATTTACTTGTGGGTATTTACATCAGCTAGCAAAATTATCATTCAGTTAAATGAAGATAAACAGTACGAAAAGTTGAACATGTTTAAGAAGTTTTTTAAcgtattaattttttcacttatttTTTCAGTCATTTCTTTTGTTATAGATATAGTCGTTATGCTTTTTGTGGATAATACCATATGGAGTTTGAAGTGCTACATTAGCGAGGGAATTATCAGTTGCTTGTTTTTGATCATCATCACAGCCATGTTCATGTTGTTTAGGCCCTCGGATAGACTCAAGAGAATTTCGCACTTTACGGAGATTGGCGACATGGATGAGATGGAGGACTTTTCACAATTCAAGGGCTCCATCGAAGACATTTCGTAG
- a CDS encoding serine--tRNA ligase, putative: MHMRNLSLLCILLCVHWALGRRNRHGIKYYINPCYGDPQWRDLRAVKKRTPLVCKNKCTGDQWREDEQTECGMSLNILKENENKVIENLKKRGMDKNIDNVKILKDLIEEKNKLEVLRNNLRNMRKVLSDRVRNLMFAENATDESATQGRMSDETPLYIDRSKVETEGHNPLEDTPFEEYNVERVKEQINQINEQININETKITHLRYKIEDHFSRLPNLLLNKVPEGKKNNKNKIIKMYKRKNIQTDKDNTSIEPHEEILKRFDRNQHIFANITNKIGFGYNILVNNIAKLERALINFMINTHVNKFHYTYVKTPVIVARSALTNTGQLPKFENDLFKINDNYKILNEEAFLIPTSEVSLLNLFRNAHLNFENLPIRLVSHSSCFRIEKNFTYGKTSKGLLREHIFEKVELVNITDRRSSHVFYKDLIKHSEYILKKLKIPYRVVLLNSFETPFSASICYDLEAWLPSQQRFIEVSSCSNCLDFQARKLNLKYKKKDSNFFCHTINGSGLAVGRVLAIILEQYQIGGNSPNEKKELIIPKPLRKFMNASIISL, encoded by the coding sequence ATGCATATGAGAAACCTTTCCCTACTCTGCATACTGCTATGCGTACATTGGGCACTTGGAAGGCGGAACAGACATGGGATCAAGTACTACATAAACCCATGTTACGGGGACCCCCAATGGAGAGACCTACGGGCAGTGAAAAAACGCACCCCCTTAGTGTGCAAGAACAAATGCACTGGTGACCAATGGAGAGAAGACGAACAAACCGAATGTGGTATGAGTCTtaacattttaaaagaaaatgaaaataaggtaattgaaaatttaaaaaaaaggggaatggaTAAAAATATTGACAATGTTAAAATCTTAAAAGATTtaatagaggaaaaaaataaactcgAAGTGTTAAGAAATAATCTCCGAAATATGAGAAAAGTTCTATCCGATCGGGTGAGAAATTTAATGTTTGCTGAAAATGCCACTGATGAAAGTGCAACTCAGGGGAGAATGTCAGACGAAACACCACTCTACATTGATAGGAGTAAAGTGGAAACGGAAGGACACAATCCACTAGAGGATACCCCTTTTGAAGAATACAATGTCGAACGAgtgaaagaacaaattaaccAGATAAACGAGCAGATTAATATTAACGAAACGAAGATAACCCATTTGAGATACAAAATAGAGGACCATTTCAGTAGACTCCCCAACCTTCTACTGAACAAAGTAccggaggggaaaaaaaacaacaagaacaaaataatcaaaatgtataaaaggaagaacatacAAACGGACAAAGATAACACCTCCATAGAACCGcatgaagaaattttaaaaagattcGACAGGAATcaacacatttttgcaaacataACAAACAAAATTGGCTTTGGCTATAACATACTAGTAAATaatattgcaaaattggaaaGGGCATTAATTAACTTCATGATTAATACACATGTAAATAAATTTCATTACACGTATGTGAAAACGCCAGTAATAGTTGCCAGATCGGCCTTAACAAACACTGGACAATTACCAAAATTCGAAAAcgatttatttaaaattaatgACAATTATAAAATTCTTAATGAAGAAGCTTTTCTAATTCCTACTAGCGAAGTTTCTCTATTAAACCTATTTAGAAATGCCCAcctaaattttgaaaatttaccTATTAGATTAGTCAGCCATTCTTCATGTTTTAggatagaaaaaaacttTACCTATGGAAAAACATCCAAGGGATTGTTGCGTGAAcacattttcgaaaaagtAGAATTAGTTAACATCACCGATAGGAGGAGTTCTCATGTGTTTTACAAAGATTTAATTAAACATagtgaatatattttaaagaaattaaaaattccaTACAGAGTAGTTCTTCTAAATTCCTTTGAAACTCCATTTTCTGCATCCATCTGTTATGATTTAGAAGCCTGGTTACCAAGCCAGCAACGATTTATTGAAGTTTCTTCCTGTTCCAATTGCTTAGATTTCCAGGCAAGAAAactaaatttaaaatataaaaaaaaggacagtaACTTTTTCTGCCATACTATTAATGGATCCGGTTTGGCCGTAGGGCGTGTCTTGGCAATCATCCTAGAACAGTACCAAATAGGGGGGAACTccccaaatgaaaaaaaggagctcaTAATTCCGAAGCCCTTGCGGAAGTTTATGAACGCGTCAATCATTAGTTTGTAG
- a CDS encoding glycerol-3-phosphate dehydrogenase [NAD(+)], putative: MYKSLFDKLKEGPLKISILGSGNWASAISKVVGTNAKNNYLFENEVKMWVRDERVNGESIVDIINKKHENVKYLKGVSLPHNIVAYSDLSKVINSADLLIFIIPSQYLENALKLIKENQSINIGKHTRAISLTKGFIIKNNEMYLCSKYISNLLGIPCSALSGANIAMDVAMEEFSEATIGGNENETLLIWQRVFDLPYFKINCVNETVGVEIFGALKNIITLAAGFCDGLNASTNSKSAIIRIGVKESFLFGKTFFNYSDVSIFFESCGLADIITSFLSGRNAKCSAEFVKCKPKKTWEQLESEILKGQKLQGIVTLKYVYQMIKKNDLTHEFPLFTILHKISFENGDPRELLNIFMNNTVSGIAT, from the exons atgtacaagaGCCTGTTCGATAAGCTTAAGGAAGGCCCACTAAAG ATATCCATCCTGGGCAGCGGGAACTGGGCGAGCGCAATCAGCAAAGTCGTGGGAACGAATGCAAagaataattatttatttgaGAATGAAGTGAAAATGTGGGTACGAGACGAACGGGTAAATGGAGAAAGTATAGTGGATATAATTAACAAGAAgcatgaaaatgtaaaatactTAAAGGGGGTGTCCTTACCGCACAACATTGTTGCCTATTCAGATTTATCCAAAGTGATTAATTCTGCTGACCTGTTAATATTTATAATCCCATCTCAATATTTAGAAAACGCATTAAagttaataaaagaaaaccaATCCATTAATATAGGGAAGCACACAAGGGCTATTTCCTTAACTAAAGGATTtatcattaaaaataatgagaTGTATCTGTGCTCCAAGTACATTAGCAACCTTCTGGGAATTCCTTGTTCTGCCTTGTCGGGTGCAAACATAGCCATG GACGTAGCCATGGAAGAATTCTCTGAAGCCACTAtaggaggaaatgaaaatgaaacgcTTCTAATTTGGCAACGGGTTTTTGACTTGCcctattttaaaataaactGCGTTAATGAAACTGTGGGCGTTGAG ATTTTCGGTGcgttaaaaaatatcataacATTAGCAGCTGGATTTTGCGACGGACTCAATGCTTCCACCAATTCCAAATCGGCGATTATCCGAATTGGAGTTAAGGAATCCTTCCTTTTtgggaaaacattttttaactATTCTGATGTAAGCATATTTTTTGAGAGCTGTGGCTTGGCTGATATCATCACATCCTTCCTGAGCGGTAGGAACGCAAAGTGCTCTGCGGAGTTTGTAAAGTGTAAGCCAAAGAAGACGTGGGAACAGCTGGAGAGTGAAATCCTCAAGGGGCAGAAATTGCAG gGAATTGTGACTTTGAAGTACGTTTACCAAATGATCAAGAAGAATGACTTAACCCAcgaatttcctcttttcacGATTCTCCACAAAATATCGTTTGAAAATGGGGACCCCCGAGAACTGTTGAACATATTTATGAACAATACAGTTTCGGGAATAGCGACGTAG
- a CDS encoding signal recognition particle subunit SRP19, putative codes for MMNPHVINANDDSKDYSRWKIIYPNYLNRKKKVKEGRKINLDYCVADPSVDEIALACKELQVQYVVEKNKYYPRDWLVEGRIRIKMPDSGSSNIYSKFALMKQIGLKLQTIKANVGPTTTVNANSATKKKKKKKNKD; via the coding sequence atgatGAATCCTCATGTAATCAACGCGAACGATGACAGTAAGGACTACTCTCGATGGAAAATTATATATCCGAATTATTtaaataggaagaaaaaagtgaaagaggggagaaaaataaacctCGATTATTGTGTAGCGGACCCATCCGTTGACGAAATTGCATTAGCGTGTAAAGAATTGCAAGTCCAATAtgttgtggaaaaaaataaatactaTCCAAGGGATTGGCTCGTGGAAGGTAGGATACGTATAAAAATGCCGGATTCCGGGAGCAGCAACATATATAGTAAATTTGCCTTAATGAAACAAATTGGTTTAAAATTGCAAACCATAAAGGCGAATGTGGGACCTACTACTACGGTTAATGCTAACAGTgcaactaaaaaaaaaaagaaaaaaaaaaacaaagattAA